One Bradyrhizobium zhanjiangense DNA segment encodes these proteins:
- a CDS encoding aldolase gives MTAMNNETRLREDICRFGRSLFERGLTPGSSGNISVKLDDGGWLVTPTNASLGFLDPARLSRLDGRGRLVSGDAPTKEVPLHSALYDTRGSARAIVHLHSTHSVALSMLPEIDPRAALPPMTAYYLMKCGATALVPYYRPGDPAVADAIKGLAGKYSSVLLANHGPVVAGDTLEAAVFATEELEETAKLYLLLRGMNPRYLSPEQVKDLVKVFGVTLPEHGDGH, from the coding sequence ATGACGGCCATGAACAACGAGACACGGCTGCGTGAGGATATCTGCCGCTTCGGGCGGTCGCTGTTCGAGCGCGGACTGACGCCGGGCTCCTCCGGCAATATCAGCGTCAAGCTGGACGATGGCGGCTGGCTGGTGACGCCGACCAACGCCTCGCTCGGCTTCCTCGATCCGGCGCGGCTGTCGCGGCTGGACGGCCGGGGACGGCTGGTTTCCGGCGATGCGCCGACCAAGGAAGTTCCGCTCCACAGCGCGCTCTACGACACGCGCGGGAGCGCACGCGCAATCGTGCACCTGCATTCGACCCATTCGGTGGCACTCTCGATGCTGCCCGAGATCGATCCGCGCGCCGCGCTGCCGCCGATGACGGCCTATTACCTGATGAAATGCGGCGCCACCGCGCTCGTGCCCTATTACCGCCCGGGCGACCCTGCGGTGGCGGACGCGATCAAGGGCCTGGCGGGGAAATATTCATCGGTGCTTCTCGCCAATCACGGCCCTGTCGTCGCCGGCGACACGCTAGAGGCCGCGGTGTTCGCCACGGAAGAGCTGGAGGAAACGGCGAAGCTGTACCTGCTGCTGCGCGGAATGAACCCGCGGTATCTGTCGCCGGAGCAGGTGAAGGATCTGGTGAAGGTGTTCGGGGTGACGTTGCCGGAGCATGGGGATGGGCATTAG
- the otnI gene encoding 2-oxo-tetronate isomerase: MPRFAANLSMMFTEVPFLDRFDAAAQAGFAAVEFLFPYEHPAEAVGERLKRNGLTQALFNLPPGDWNAGEKGFAALPARFSDLKASLETALPYAKATGVKRLHLMAGIANRGERVAIEAFYKSVAWAAEFFAPHGIDIVLEPINARNVPGYFLNDFGFARDLIQELRLPNLKLQFDIYHCQIIHGDVTMRLREMMPIIGHIQIASIPSRNEPDGEELNYPFLFEELDRLGYAGFVGCEYNPRGKTTDGLAWFKPYAGVKP, encoded by the coding sequence ATGCCCCGTTTTGCCGCCAACCTCTCGATGATGTTCACCGAGGTGCCGTTCCTCGACCGCTTCGATGCCGCCGCGCAAGCCGGCTTCGCCGCCGTCGAGTTCCTTTTTCCCTACGAGCATCCGGCCGAGGCGGTCGGCGAGCGGCTCAAGCGTAACGGCCTGACCCAGGCGCTGTTCAACCTGCCGCCGGGCGACTGGAATGCCGGCGAGAAAGGTTTTGCGGCGTTGCCAGCGCGCTTCTCCGATCTCAAGGCGAGCCTGGAGACGGCGCTGCCGTATGCCAAGGCGACCGGCGTCAAGCGCCTGCACCTGATGGCTGGTATCGCCAACCGCGGCGAGCGCGTCGCGATCGAGGCGTTCTACAAATCGGTGGCGTGGGCCGCCGAGTTCTTCGCGCCCCACGGCATCGATATCGTGCTCGAGCCGATCAATGCACGCAACGTGCCCGGCTATTTCCTCAACGATTTCGGCTTCGCCCGCGACCTGATCCAGGAGTTGCGACTTCCGAACCTGAAGCTCCAGTTCGACATCTATCACTGCCAGATCATCCATGGCGACGTCACCATGCGGCTGCGCGAGATGATGCCGATCATCGGCCACATCCAGATCGCCAGCATCCCCTCGCGCAACGAGCCCGACGGCGAGGAGCTGAACTATCCGTTCCTGTTCGAAGAGCTCGACCGACTCGGCTATGCCGGTTTCGTCGGCTGCGAATACAATCCGCGCGGCAAGACAACGGATGGGCTCGCTTGGTTCAAGCCTTACGCTGGAGTGAAGCCGTGA
- the otnK gene encoding 3-oxo-tetronate kinase produces MTLALGCIADDYTGASDLANTLTRAGLRTVQTIGVPAEDLALPEVDAVVVSLKSRSIEAGLAVSRSRAAETWLRGRGAGHVLFKICSTFDSTDAGNIGPVMDALRADCGEATVLVTPAFPETGRTVYQGNLFVGAVPLNESPLKDHPLNPMRDSNLVRVLARQSKTQIGLVDLATVTRGADAVRARLAELAGKGIGAAIIDAVFDRDLETIGLVAAEHRLSVGASGIGLGLARALVSTGKVRSSAAGAEGGAAVGGPAACLAGSCSQATLQQIASAERVMPVLHLDPEQIVAGTGEAQRALAWARPRLADGPVLIASSATPEAVAAVQARHGRDAAGHAIEQAMADIAEDLVQAGVRRLIVAGGETSGAVVDRLRIPGFLVGVEIAAGVPVLRAVGAQAGEMLLALKSGNFGGPEFFSDALGLMR; encoded by the coding sequence GTGACACTTGCGTTGGGCTGCATCGCCGACGACTACACCGGCGCCTCCGATCTCGCCAACACGCTGACGCGCGCCGGCCTGCGCACGGTGCAGACCATCGGCGTGCCTGCCGAGGATCTGGCGTTGCCCGAGGTCGATGCCGTCGTTGTGTCACTGAAGAGCCGCTCGATCGAGGCGGGCCTTGCCGTGTCGCGCTCACGCGCGGCGGAGACATGGCTGCGCGGCCGCGGCGCCGGCCACGTGCTGTTCAAGATCTGCTCGACCTTCGATTCCACCGACGCCGGCAATATCGGCCCCGTCATGGACGCACTCCGCGCCGATTGCGGCGAGGCGACCGTGCTGGTGACGCCGGCCTTTCCGGAGACCGGCCGCACCGTCTATCAGGGCAACCTCTTCGTCGGTGCAGTGCCGCTGAACGAGAGTCCGCTGAAGGACCATCCGCTCAACCCGATGCGGGATTCCAACCTGGTGCGCGTCTTGGCGCGCCAGAGCAAGACGCAGATCGGCCTCGTCGATCTCGCAACCGTCACGCGCGGGGCAGACGCGGTGCGGGCGCGGCTGGCCGAGCTCGCGGGCAAGGGCATCGGTGCCGCGATCATTGACGCCGTGTTCGACCGCGACCTCGAGACCATCGGCCTCGTTGCCGCCGAGCATCGGCTGTCGGTCGGCGCCTCCGGCATCGGCCTTGGCCTGGCGCGGGCGCTGGTGTCGACCGGAAAGGTGCGGTCGAGCGCGGCGGGCGCCGAGGGGGGCGCGGCGGTTGGCGGCCCCGCGGCCTGCCTTGCCGGGAGTTGCTCGCAGGCGACGCTTCAGCAGATCGCCAGCGCCGAGCGTGTCATGCCGGTGTTACATCTTGATCCCGAGCAGATCGTTGCAGGTACTGGCGAAGCGCAGCGCGCGCTGGCCTGGGCGCGGCCGCGCCTGGCGGATGGTCCTGTGCTGATCGCCTCGAGCGCGACACCGGAAGCCGTTGCCGCCGTTCAGGCGCGTCACGGCCGTGACGCGGCCGGGCATGCCATCGAGCAGGCGATGGCCGACATCGCCGAGGATTTGGTGCAGGCCGGGGTCCGGCGCCTGATCGTTGCGGGCGGCGAGACGTCGGGCGCCGTGGTCGACCGGTTGAGGATTCCTGGGTTTCTCGTGGGCGTGGAAATAGCCGCGGGCGTCCCGGTGCTGCGTGCGGTCGGTGCGCAGGCAGGCGAGATGTTGCTCGCTCTGAAATCCGGCAATTTTGGCGGTCCGGAGTTTTTCTCCGACGCGCTTGGGCTCATGCGCTGA
- the ltnD gene encoding L-threonate dehydrogenase — MSASTSQNQRTAVIGLGSMGFGMATSLKRAGHAVTGCDVSADAVARFVKDGGAGAKTPAEAAKDADIVVSVVVNAAQTETVLFGKDGAAETMPKGSVFISSATMDPDIARRLAKQLEATGRHYLDAPISGGAQRAAQGELTILASGSSAAFAKARPALDAMAAKLYELGEAAGQGAAFKMINQLLAGVHIAAASEAMAFAAKQGLDIRKVYEVITASAGNSWMFENRMPHVLDGDYTPRSAVEIFVKDLGIIQDMARSARFPVPVSAAALQMFLMTSAAGMGRDDDASVARMYAQVTGVKLPGDK, encoded by the coding sequence ATGTCCGCCTCCACGTCACAAAATCAGCGCACCGCCGTGATCGGGCTCGGCTCGATGGGCTTTGGCATGGCGACCTCGCTGAAGCGCGCCGGCCATGCCGTGACCGGCTGCGACGTTTCGGCGGATGCCGTCGCGCGCTTCGTGAAGGACGGCGGCGCAGGCGCCAAGACGCCGGCCGAGGCGGCCAAGGACGCCGATATCGTCGTCAGCGTCGTGGTCAACGCCGCCCAGACCGAAACCGTCCTGTTCGGCAAGGACGGCGCCGCCGAGACCATGCCGAAGGGCAGCGTCTTCATATCCTCGGCGACCATGGACCCGGATATCGCGCGGCGCCTTGCCAAGCAGTTGGAGGCCACCGGCCGGCATTATCTGGATGCGCCGATCTCCGGTGGGGCGCAGCGCGCCGCGCAAGGTGAGCTGACCATCCTCGCCTCCGGCAGCTCCGCCGCTTTTGCCAAGGCGCGTCCAGCGCTCGACGCCATGGCCGCAAAGCTCTATGAGCTCGGTGAGGCCGCGGGGCAGGGCGCTGCCTTCAAGATGATCAATCAGCTCCTCGCCGGTGTCCACATTGCCGCGGCTTCCGAAGCGATGGCGTTCGCGGCCAAGCAGGGCCTCGACATCCGCAAGGTCTATGAGGTGATCACGGCCTCTGCCGGCAATTCCTGGATGTTCGAGAACCGGATGCCGCATGTGCTCGACGGCGACTACACGCCGCGTAGCGCGGTCGAGATCTTCGTGAAGGACCTCGGCATCATCCAGGACATGGCGCGCAGCGCCAGATTCCCGGTGCCGGTCTCTGCCGCCGCACTTCAGATGTTTCTGATGACATCAGCCGCCGGCATGGGCCGCGACGACGACGCGTCGGTGGCGCGGATGTATGCGCAGGTCACCGGCGTCAAGCTGCCCGGCGACAAGTAG